Genomic DNA from Hymenobacter jejuensis:
GCCACTTGAGTTTCTGGTGGCGCTATCTACGCTGCCGGAGGCAACGTTGCCAGCAGACCTACCCCCAAACAGGCCCGAAAGCAGGCCTCCCATTGTACCGCTATGGCGGTCAGAACCAAATATGCTCATGATTGACAAGGGAAATGGTGTGGCTAATCTAACGTATGCAAGGCCTGATTGGTTGACCTAAGCTATCCCCTAAACTGCCGCGAGTTTAGCGCGACGTAACTCGCGCTGGCTAAAGCTTAAATATTCAATCCCTTGTTAATTAAGTAGTTACTCATCCAAATATTGGTGCACGAACTTAATGGCCATAGAGCCTTCGCCCACGGCAGAAGCCACGCGCGCCATCGCACCCGCACGGCTATCGCCGGCGGCGAAAATGCCGGGCACGCAGGTTTCGAGTAGGTAGGGCTCACGCTCGCGTTTCCACAGGGAGCCGTAGCGCGGATCGGTGACGAGATCGCGGCCGGTGAGCAGGAAGCCTTTGCTGTCGCAAGCTACTGTCTCACAGACCCATTCGGTGCTGGGTTTGGCCCCGATGAACACGAATAACGCTTGGGCGGGCCGCTCTTCCAACTGGCCGTTATTGTTGAGCACGACTTGTTCGAGGTGATCGTCGCCGCGCACTTCCACGACCTGTGCAAAAGGCAAAATCTGAATGTTGGGCGTGCGGCCGATCTGCTCGATCAGGTACGCCGACATAGACGCGGCAAGCGATTCGCCCCGAATTACGATGTGCACTTTGCGGGCGTACGTGGCCAAATACATGGCCGCTTGCCCCGCCGAGTTGCCGCCGCCCACGATGTAGACGTCGCGTTGGTCGCAGGAGCGAGCCTCGGTGCGGGCCGCGCCGTAATACACACCGGCACCGGTAAGTTTGTCAATGCCAGGTACTTCCAAGGTGCGGTAGCTGACGCCGGTAGTCAGGACAACGGCCCGCGTACTGATCTCGCTGCCGTCGCTCAGGGTCAAGACTTTGTAGCCGTCCTGCACGCACAGGCCGGTAACCTCCTGGGCCAGAAACTCGGCTCCTAGCCGCACCGCCTGCGACCATGCCCGGTGCGCCAGCTCGGCGCCGCTCAGGCCGGTCGGGAAGC
This window encodes:
- a CDS encoding FAD-dependent oxidoreductase, with product MKKPIVLAVDDDPQVLNAIDRDLRSEFRKDYRILRAASGEEALTTLQELKARAEPLALVLADQRMPQMEGVELLEKTRVLFPDAKRVLLTAYADTEAAIRAINNAHLDYYLMKPWNPPQELLYPTLHDLLTAWQAKYKPRFQGLRLIGFQWSPLSHELKDFLAGYMVAFQWLDFETNPEAKELLDTTGLTAADLPVVVFEDGTAESRPDRTAIASKIGLALKASSQLYDVVVIGAGPSGLAAAVYGASEGLKTLIVERQSPGGQAGTSSRIENYLGFPTGLSGAELAHRAWSQAVRLGAEFLAQEVTGLCVQDGYKVLTLSDGSEISTRAVVLTTGVSYRTLEVPGIDKLTGAGVYYGAARTEARSCDQRDVYIVGGGNSAGQAAMYLATYARKVHIVIRGESLAASMSAYLIEQIGRTPNIQILPFAQVVEVRGDDHLEQVVLNNNGQLEERPAQALFVFIGAKPSTEWVCETVACDSKGFLLTGRDLVTDPRYGSLWKREREPYLLETCVPGIFAAGDSRAGAMARVASAVGEGSMAIKFVHQYLDE